In the genome of Streptomyces aquilus, the window CTACCTTGAGTGAAGAGGCGAGTCACTCGACTCACCATTATGCGAGCCTGGAGGAAGCATCATGGAACGCTTTGCGGGCCAGACCGTCATCGTCACCGGTGGCAGTGGAGGTATGGGCAGCAGCCATGTGCGGGGCTACCACGCCGAGGGGGCGAACGTCGTCATCGCCGGCCGCGACGACGACGCCGGTCGCGGACTCGTTGCTCAGCTCGGTCGGCGTGCTCTGTCCGTTCACCTGGATGTCGCCAGCGAGGACGACTGGGCGGCACTGGTGCGAGACGTCGAAGGCCACTTCGGGCCGGTCACCATCCTGGTGAACAACGCGGGAGTCCAGAACCCGGCGGCCCCTATCGAGCACACCGAACTCCGCACCTGGGAGCACACCTTCAGCGTCAACGTCACCGGCCAGTTCCTTGGCATCAGGGCCGTGGCTCCGTCGATGCGCAGGGGCGGTGGCGGAACCATCGTCAACATCGCCTCGACCATGGCCCACGTCGGTACGGCCTTCTACGCCCCCTACACCGCCAGTAAGTGGGCCGTGCGCGGGCTGACCAAGACGGCCGCGCTGGAGCTGGGGCGGGACAACATCCGGGTCAACTCCATCCATCCCGGCGTCGTCTCCACACCGCTGATCAACGAACCCACCGTGGCAGGCCAGCCGGCCATCGCCGACTTCTACTCGCCCGATCCCTTCGCCATCCCCCGCCTCGCCGAACCCTCTGACATCACACGCCTGCTGCTCTTCATCACCTCCCAGGAGGCATCCTTCGCCACGGGTTCGGAATTCGTCCTGGACGGGGGCTGCTGCTCGGCCCTGCACTCCAGCCCGATGCCGACATCGCAGCTTGAGCCGGCATGTGCAGTACGGAGCGTGCAGTTGGAGGAGGTCAGTTGAAGGCATCGGTCATGCAGTCCACTCGGCAGTCGGCGGCCTCGTAGCGCTGGCGGAGGGCGGCGGCTGCCTCCTCGCGCTCGACGAAGAGGTGTCCGTAGTGCCGGCACGCCACCCTGGTCACGTCTTCGACGGTGACGATGGCGGGTTCGTCGCGTGCGGCCCGGCGGCGTGCTTCGGCGATCGCCATGTCCGCAGAACGCAGCAGGTTTCTGGAACGGTCTCGCATCGCGGCCGCCTGGGCCCGTTTCGTAGAGAGGGGGCGCAAGGCACCTCCCTGCCAGACGAAGCCGGCGGCGACAAGGACGAGACCGAGCGCTATGAACAGCAGTCCGCCGAGGTCGTGAAGCATCCGCCCAGTCTTCACCACGCGCGTGGTGATCGTCATGCCCGTTGGCCACGCGGTTGCCGCGCCGCTCCCCGGCGCCGATCAGAGCAATCGTTGCTCCGGCCTGTTGCTACGGCGCCAGGACCGGAGCCGACGGCGCGGTGGCGAGGTTCAGCGGACGGTGAAACCTGCCGCTTTGGTGTCCAGGGTCGTGGTGCCGTCGGTGGCCGTGGCGAGGGCGGCGACGCGCCAGGAACCGTGCGGGGAGGACGCTGCGTCGGCGGCGGTCACCCGGGTGGTGTAGACGCAGCGCACGGTGTCGTTGTCGACGGCCTTGCAGAGGGCCTGCTCCGCCGCGGCCATCTCCTTGGCGGTCGGCTCCTTCTCGGCGAGAGAGGAACTCGCCGGATAGGCCAGCACCTTCAGGCTCTTGACACCGGGGGACGCGGTGACCTCGGTGCTGAAGCTGAGCGAGCCGTCCTGATCGCCGTGAGGGGCGGTGTAGTGGGCGGTGCTGTGGGCCAGGGCGGGGGGCTGGTCCCCGGCGTGGGCGAGGGCGAAGGCTCCGGCGCCGCCGAGGACGACGACACCGGCGGCGAGGGACAGGGCGACACGACGGGACATGAGGGTTCTCCGTAACTGGTTGCGGTGGTGCGGCGGCGCCGCTGCACCGATACTCGCCGTGCCGGGACGCTCCGGACGTGAGCACGGATACTCAACTCGGCCTGGGTAGTTGTGGCCCCTGCGCTCCGCCACCACGACGACCGAGGCGTACGCGGCACTCCCGCCGCGTTCTCCCCATGCTTGGCCGCCACCCCAGCCCCGCTCGTCGCTGATGCAGACCGCATGTGCGGGATTCACGGTGCTCAACGGACCCGGTTCATGGAACCAAGAAGGTGCCGGGCACACTCTGCGTGTTGTAGTCCCTTCGACACGAGGATGCGCCACACATGATCACGCTCACCAAGGAAGACGGTCCGGCTGACCTGGACGGAGTGACCCACCTGTCCATCGGCGTCTCCTGGGACCCCACCGCCGGCAGCAGCGGCGGAGTCCTGGGCAAGTTGCGCCGCAACAGCGGCACCGACCTCGACCTGATCGCCATCGCGCTCCAGGGCGGGGACCCGGTGCGCCTCGCGGGCCTCGATTCGCTCGACCCCATGGGCAACGGCTCGCTGGTCCACAGCGGCGACAACCAGACCGGGCGCGGAGACGGTGACGACGAGACGGTGACCGTCGAGTTCGCCCGGGTCCCGCCCAACATCACGTCGATCGTGTTCGTCGCCGCCGCGTACAAGAAGGGCAGTTCCTTCCAGAAGGCGCGCAACATCAGCTTCAAGGTCTACGACGCGACCGGCGGCACCTCCCAGCAGGTCGCCGATATCTGGCCGAGCCTGCTCAGCCAGGACAACGGCTGCGCCGTGGCCAAGGCGGTACGTGTCGGCGGGAGTTGGAAGCTCGAAGTGATCAACACGACGGGCAAGATCAAGCAGGGCGACGAGCACGCCCTCATGCGCTTCGCTGTCAGCAAGTAGGACGTCACCGAGACGCGGGGGATGGTTGTGAGTCAGGTGCTCTATGGGGAGCGGTCGTGGAATCCGCTGGCCCGAACAGTGGAGTTGACCCCGGACCAGCTGCGGAGAGGGGGCAGGACCACACCCTTGAGTGAGCTGAACCTCGCTGCCATGGCGGAGGCGTTCCAGCGCGGGTGCTGGCTCGGCGGCGGAGGGGCGGAGCGCCCGCTGGAGCGACTGCCGGAGGAGACGGGGGTGGTGCCGGTGACCCGCGTCACAGGCACCACTACGCCTGTCAGAGCACGTCAGGCGGCCGAGTTCGCCCATGCGCTGGGGGAGTTGGCGGTTCGGCAGTGCGGTGGGCCCGATCAGGTGGCGGCCCTGGGGGCCCAGGCCCGGTCCGAGGGAGTGCCGTTGTGGATCGCGCGGCGGTTCGCGACCGGCCCCGCCGGGCCGATCACCGTCGCGGTCGACCGGCGCCTGGTGCGCGTGGACGTGTGGGGGCCGCACGCTCCCGTCGTACGGATCCGGGCGCCCCAGGGTTTCGTCGGTGACACCTCCGATCCGTCCAAGGGGCTGCGCCTGACGGTCGGCGACACCACGGCCCGGCTCGGGCTGACGAAGAAGCTCCGCAAGTCCAAGTGCCTGGTGGAGGTGACGCTGTCCGGGCAGCACTGGGTGTTGCGGCGGGAGAACGCGGTGAGTTCATGGCTGCTGCGTGACGAACGGCGGGTCGCCCTGCTGGAGCGGCCCCGGCGGCGACCGGTGCCCGAGCCGGACTCGGTACTGCTGCCGCTGTCCCCGGTGCGGTACGTGAGCTCCGACCCGCTGGATGCGGTCATGGCACAGGTCTTCGCCGTGTCCTTCGGCCTCGGGGACGGGACGGGCCTCGCGCGATTCCGGGCGGAGCGGCGCCCGGTGACGGGGGGTGAGCCGATCGCCGCCGACGACGACTGGGACCGCGCCTGGTTCAGCAACCTCGGCACGGGCAGCGACGACAACGACTCCGGCGGCGGTGACGGTTGGGGTTCGGACGGCGGTGACGGGGGCGATGGCGGGGGTGACGGCGGAGGCGACTAGGCCGCCCCGTTCGAGACGCCGGTTGTCGACCTGATGCATCGTCCAACGCGTTCTCTCAGGTGATCATCGCGGGACAAGCCTCAGTCGAGTGGTGACTCGTCGGCGAGCTGATTGTTGCGGTCGATCTCCGGCATGTGCGTTTCGGCCCAGTCCCGCAGAGCGGAGAGCGGGTCTTCGAGGGACAGGCCGAGCGCCGTGAGCCGGTAGTGGACGGCGGGCGGCACGGTGGGCTCCACGCGGCGGGCGACCAGACCGTCGCGAACCAGGCTCTGCAGGGTGACGGAGAGCATCTTCTGTGAGATGCCCGGGATCCGGCGCCGCAGTTCCGCGAAACGCAGCTCGCCCGGCGCCTCCTCGGCCAGCAATTTGACCGCCATCGACGTCCACTTGGTGCCGATGCGGTCGAGCAACTGGCGCGTCGGGCAACGCGGATCCATCAGGTCGCCGCGCTCACCGGGCCTTGACCTGGTCACCTGGGGCTCACCACCTGAAGGGAAAGTGCCGTCTTGGGGGGATCAGGCTAGTTCCCTAACGTGACCTTGTCACCGTTCCACACCACCCCTTAGGAGAGCCCCGCCATGCCTGAGCTGCGACGCATCCCGGTCAACGGTGTCGAGCTGAACGTCGCCCTCGCCGGGGCGGGCCCGGCTGTCCTGCTGCTGCACGGCTTCCCGCACACCTGGGAGCTGTGGACGGACGTCATGGCCGATCTGGCCGCCCGCCACCGGGTCATCGCGCCGGACCTGCGCGGATTCGGCGCGAGCGGCCGGGCTGCCTCCGGGTACGACGCGGGCACCCTGGCCGAGGATGCCGCGGCGCTGCTCACCGCACTCGACATCTCCTCGGCCGCGGTGGTGGGCATCGACGCCGGTACGGCGCCTGCCTTCCTCCTCGCCCTGCGCCGGCCCGGTCTCGTGCGGCGCCTGGTCGTCATGGAGGCCGTGCTGGGCGGGCTGCCCGGCGCCGAGGACTTCCTCGCCGACGGGCCGCCGTGGTGGTTCGGCTTCCACTCCGCCGAACCCGACCTCGCCGAGACCGTCCTCGAGGGACACGAGGCCGCCTACATCGACTGGTTCCTGCGCGCCGGCACGCTCGGCGACGGGGTGCCCCGCGCTGTCCGCGACGCCTTCGTCCGCGCGTACACCGGCCGCCAGGCGTTGAGCTGCGCGTTCTCGTACTACCGGGCCCTGCCCGAGAGCGCGGCGCAGATCGAGCGAGCGGTCGCCACTGCCCGCCTGACGGTGCCGACCATGGCGCTGGGCGCCCGGCCTGTCGGTACGGCGCTGGAACGCCAACTCCGTCCGATCACCGACGATCTGACCGGGCATGTCATCGAGGACTGCGGCCACATCATCCCGCTGCACCGGCCGCGTGCCCTGCTCGCACTGCTGCGCCCGTTCCTGGGAGGCGAAGACGCGCGAGCGGCCTGACCGGGGCCCGGCGCCGGATCCTCATCGGCGGGAGAGGTTGACCTTCACGCATGGGTCAAGGCCTAGCGTCGGCGATATGAAGTCCTCTGCGAAGAACGGTTCGTTGCTCGCCCTGTCCAGCTCGCCCAGCACGGGTTTGGAGGTCCGCCTCGCCGCACGGCCTGTTGGGCTCCCGAACCTGGACCATTTCGACGTCGTCGAGGTCGACGTCCCAGCCCCCGCACCGGGCGAGGTGCGGGTTCGTAACCTGTTCATGTCACTCGATCCCGGCATGCTCATGCTGATCGCGGGCGGGTCCTCGCTGCCGATGCCACGCTATGAGGTGGGCGAGGTGATGTACGGGGACGCGCTCGGCGAGGTGGTCTCCTCGGCAGACCCGTCGCTGAGCGAGGGAGACCTGGTGGTGCATCGGTTCGGCTGGCGCGAGTACGCCGTGGCCGAGGCGAGTGCGTTCCGCCGTGTGGACAAGGCCGCTTACCCCAGTCCGTCCATGCACCTGGGGTTCGGGCCGGTCGCCTACATAGGGCTCATGGACGCGGCAGGGCTGCAACCCGGCGACACCGTTTTCGTCTCCAGCGCGGCTGGAGCGACGGGGAGCATGGCGGGTCAGATCGCTCGGCTCAAGGGAGCGCGCCGGGTGATCGGAAGCGCCGGCTCTGCTGACAAGGTTGCCCACCTGACCGGGAAGCTCGGGTTCGATGCGGCCTTCGACTACCACGACGGCCCGGTGCTCGACCGGCTGCGCGAAGCGGCCCCGGAGGGCATCGACGTCTACTTCGACAACGTGGGAGGCGAGCAACTGCGCGCCGCCATCGAGGTCATGAACGTGCACGGCCGTGTTGCCGTCTGCGGAGCCCTCAACCGGCAGAGCACCGCTCGCCCCGACGAGGGCCCCGGTGACCTGCTGAATGTCCTCGGCAAACGCCTGACCATCCGCGGCTTCACCCTGTGGGACCACCTCGACCGGGCCGCGGAGTTCGGCGAACAGTTCCGCGACTGGCTGCGCGAGGGATCCATCGTCTACGACGAGACAGTGATCAGCGGGCTGGAGAGTGCACCCGAGGCACTCCTCGACCTCGTCCGCGGCCGGCACACCGGGAAGACCGT includes:
- a CDS encoding TerD family protein; translated protein: MITLTKEDGPADLDGVTHLSIGVSWDPTAGSSGGVLGKLRRNSGTDLDLIAIALQGGDPVRLAGLDSLDPMGNGSLVHSGDNQTGRGDGDDETVTVEFARVPPNITSIVFVAAAYKKGSSFQKARNISFKVYDATGGTSQQVADIWPSLLSQDNGCAVAKAVRVGGSWKLEVINTTGKIKQGDEHALMRFAVSK
- a CDS encoding SDR family NAD(P)-dependent oxidoreductase, which translates into the protein MERFAGQTVIVTGGSGGMGSSHVRGYHAEGANVVIAGRDDDAGRGLVAQLGRRALSVHLDVASEDDWAALVRDVEGHFGPVTILVNNAGVQNPAAPIEHTELRTWEHTFSVNVTGQFLGIRAVAPSMRRGGGGTIVNIASTMAHVGTAFYAPYTASKWAVRGLTKTAALELGRDNIRVNSIHPGVVSTPLINEPTVAGQPAIADFYSPDPFAIPRLAEPSDITRLLLFITSQEASFATGSEFVLDGGCCSALHSSPMPTSQLEPACAVRSVQLEEVS
- a CDS encoding winged helix-turn-helix transcriptional regulator, which codes for MDPRCPTRQLLDRIGTKWTSMAVKLLAEEAPGELRFAELRRRIPGISQKMLSVTLQSLVRDGLVARRVEPTVPPAVHYRLTALGLSLEDPLSALRDWAETHMPEIDRNNQLADESPLD
- a CDS encoding NADP-dependent oxidoreductase, which gives rise to MKSSAKNGSLLALSSSPSTGLEVRLAARPVGLPNLDHFDVVEVDVPAPAPGEVRVRNLFMSLDPGMLMLIAGGSSLPMPRYEVGEVMYGDALGEVVSSADPSLSEGDLVVHRFGWREYAVAEASAFRRVDKAAYPSPSMHLGFGPVAYIGLMDAAGLQPGDTVFVSSAAGATGSMAGQIARLKGARRVIGSAGSADKVAHLTGKLGFDAAFDYHDGPVLDRLREAAPEGIDVYFDNVGGEQLRAAIEVMNVHGRVAVCGALNRQSTARPDEGPGDLLNVLGKRLTIRGFTLWDHLDRAAEFGEQFRDWLREGSIVYDETVISGLESAPEALLDLVRGRHTGKTVVRLGS
- a CDS encoding alpha/beta fold hydrolase; the encoded protein is MPELRRIPVNGVELNVALAGAGPAVLLLHGFPHTWELWTDVMADLAARHRVIAPDLRGFGASGRAASGYDAGTLAEDAAALLTALDISSAAVVGIDAGTAPAFLLALRRPGLVRRLVVMEAVLGGLPGAEDFLADGPPWWFGFHSAEPDLAETVLEGHEAAYIDWFLRAGTLGDGVPRAVRDAFVRAYTGRQALSCAFSYYRALPESAAQIERAVATARLTVPTMALGARPVGTALERQLRPITDDLTGHVIEDCGHIIPLHRPRALLALLRPFLGGEDARAA
- a CDS encoding DUF5707 domain-containing protein — encoded protein: MSRRVALSLAAGVVVLGGAGAFALAHAGDQPPALAHSTAHYTAPHGDQDGSLSFSTEVTASPGVKSLKVLAYPASSSLAEKEPTAKEMAAAEQALCKAVDNDTVRCVYTTRVTAADAASSPHGSWRVAALATATDGTTTLDTKAAGFTVR